One Sodalinema gerasimenkoae IPPAS B-353 DNA segment encodes these proteins:
- the rfbC gene encoding dTDP-4-dehydrorhamnose 3,5-epimerase, with the protein MNVISTEIPDVLLLEPQVFGDHRGFFFESFNQKRFEDKTGVKTQFVQDNHSRSSQGVLRGLHYQIQQAQGKLLRATVGEIFDVAVDIRKQSPTFGQWVGYRLSAENKRQLWIPPGFAHGFAVLSDMAEVLYKTTDYYAKEHERSILWNDPDLAIDWQLGDIEPRLSAKDEAGVLLKDAEVFE; encoded by the coding sequence ATGAACGTTATTTCCACTGAAATCCCTGACGTGTTACTCCTTGAACCTCAAGTCTTTGGTGACCATCGAGGCTTCTTTTTTGAGAGTTTCAATCAGAAGCGCTTTGAAGACAAAACTGGCGTTAAAACCCAATTTGTCCAAGACAATCACTCCCGTTCTAGTCAAGGAGTTCTGCGAGGATTGCATTATCAAATCCAGCAAGCCCAAGGCAAGTTATTACGGGCAACTGTGGGAGAAATTTTTGATGTGGCAGTGGATATTCGCAAACAATCCCCAACCTTTGGCCAATGGGTGGGCTATCGATTGAGTGCCGAAAACAAACGACAACTCTGGATTCCTCCAGGCTTTGCCCATGGTTTTGCTGTCCTCTCCGACATGGCAGAAGTACTATATAAAACCACCGACTATTATGCTAAAGAGCATGAACGTAGTATTCTCTGGAATGACCCGGATTTGGCCATTGATTGGCAGTTAGGAGACATTGAACCTCGACTGTCCGCCAAAGATGAGGCCGGGGTGTTGCTGAAAGATGCGGAGGTATTTGAGTAA
- the arsB gene encoding ACR3 family arsenite efflux transporter → MSSDRTAPPQAGGTLNRFEKYLTVWVFLCIIAGIALGKLFPNIAGQLDSLSVYNVSIPIAICLFFMMYPIMVKIDFSQAAQAAKSPKPVLLTLGINWLIKPFTMVVISQFFLGIVFRPLIEGTEMIRGAEVSIANSYIAGTILLGIAPCTAMVLMWGYLSYSNQGHTLVMVAVNSLAMLFLYAPLGKWLLAASDLTVPWETIVFSVLIYVGLPLIAGYFTRTWSLRNKGRDWFENHFLKRLGPISIIALLVTLILLFAFKGELIVNNPLHILLIAVPLFIQTNLIFLITYVAALKLNLSYEDAAPAALIGASNHFEVAIATAVMLFGLNSGAALATVVGVLIEVPVMLMLVKFCQQTASWFPRELDKATLRDPRCTRNYSVEP, encoded by the coding sequence ATGTCCAGCGACCGCACCGCACCGCCTCAAGCGGGTGGAACCCTCAACCGCTTCGAGAAATATCTCACCGTTTGGGTGTTCCTCTGTATCATCGCCGGCATCGCCCTGGGGAAACTCTTTCCCAACATCGCCGGCCAACTCGACAGCCTCAGCGTCTATAACGTCTCGATTCCCATCGCCATCTGTCTCTTCTTCATGATGTATCCCATCATGGTGAAGATTGACTTCTCCCAAGCCGCCCAAGCCGCCAAATCCCCCAAACCCGTTCTGTTAACCCTTGGCATAAACTGGCTCATCAAACCCTTCACTATGGTGGTGATTTCCCAATTTTTCCTAGGCATTGTCTTCCGGCCCCTGATTGAAGGCACCGAGATGATTCGCGGTGCAGAAGTCTCCATCGCCAACTCCTACATCGCCGGAACTATCTTGCTGGGAATCGCCCCCTGTACCGCCATGGTCCTGATGTGGGGCTATCTCTCCTACAGTAACCAGGGCCATACCTTAGTGATGGTGGCGGTGAACTCCCTGGCCATGCTGTTTCTCTACGCACCCCTCGGGAAATGGTTGCTGGCGGCCAGCGATCTCACGGTTCCCTGGGAAACCATTGTCTTCTCGGTTCTCATTTATGTGGGTTTGCCCCTCATCGCTGGCTATTTCACGCGAACCTGGAGTTTACGCAACAAAGGCCGAGATTGGTTTGAGAATCACTTCCTGAAACGGCTTGGCCCCATTTCCATCATTGCCCTACTGGTGACTTTGATTCTCCTGTTCGCCTTTAAAGGAGAACTCATTGTCAACAATCCGCTGCATATCCTGCTGATTGCCGTACCGCTGTTTATTCAAACCAACCTGATTTTCTTGATCACCTATGTGGCGGCCTTGAAACTCAACCTTTCCTATGAAGACGCGGCCCCGGCGGCCTTGATTGGGGCCAGCAACCACTTTGAGGTTGCCATTGCCACCGCCGTGATGCTATTCGGCCTCAACTCCGGTGCCGCTTTAGCCACCGTCGTCGGCGTGTTGATCGAAGTGCCAGTCATGTTAATGCTGGTCAAATTCTGTCAACAAACCGCCAGTTGGTTCCCCCGAGAACTCGACAAAGCCACCCTGCGAGACCCCCGTTGTACTCGCAACTATTCTGTTGAACCCTAA
- a CDS encoding RNA-guided endonuclease InsQ/TnpB family protein has translation MKARYQYRIYPTQRQAQKLAQLFGCCRVVWNDALARVKSTPSGEKWLSNSELQKQVITQAKKTPERHWLSDVSSVPLQQSVRDLGVAFSNFFKSRSGKRKGKRVGFPRFKKRSSRQSARFVKTGFSLKGNKLELAKLGRFKVKWSRPLPSTPSSVTITKNTAGQYHASFVVEIDSIDLEPIHPSVGVDLGIRTFAHLSTGEKIESPDYSKMTRKIRRMQRKLSRQIKGSNRRHQTRLRLAKLHLKLASTRKDFLQKITTQLIHENQVVCLEDLNVSGMVKNRKLARVISEQGWGNFRTFCEAKAQIINDREVNVISRWEPTSQTCSDCGYKWGKIDLSIRSVVCLNCGTEQDRDENAAKNIEKVGVGHTHDSKWTKNGHKTRVSGNPIALSNQPSVKQLSLFD, from the coding sequence ATGAAGGCTCGATACCAGTATCGAATCTATCCAACCCAGCGCCAGGCACAAAAACTTGCCCAGTTGTTTGGCTGTTGTCGCGTTGTGTGGAATGATGCTTTGGCTAGAGTTAAGTCAACCCCATCAGGAGAAAAGTGGCTGAGTAACTCAGAACTACAAAAACAGGTCATCACTCAAGCTAAAAAGACTCCTGAACGGCATTGGCTATCTGATGTCTCAAGTGTTCCTTTACAGCAGTCTGTGCGAGATTTAGGTGTAGCCTTCTCTAATTTTTTCAAGAGCCGCTCAGGTAAACGGAAAGGCAAAAGAGTGGGGTTCCCTAGATTCAAGAAACGTTCGAGTCGCCAATCAGCTAGGTTTGTCAAGACGGGATTCTCACTCAAAGGCAACAAACTTGAGTTAGCTAAGTTGGGTCGATTTAAGGTGAAGTGGTCAAGACCCCTCCCTTCTACACCAAGTTCTGTCACAATCACCAAAAACACAGCCGGTCAATATCATGCCAGTTTTGTTGTTGAGATAGATTCGATAGACCTTGAGCCGATTCATCCATCAGTCGGGGTTGACTTAGGGATAAGAACCTTTGCCCACCTCAGTACCGGGGAAAAGATAGAATCACCAGACTACAGTAAGATGACCCGCAAAATTAGGCGAATGCAGCGAAAGTTATCTCGCCAAATCAAAGGGTCTAATAGACGACATCAGACTAGACTCAGGTTAGCTAAACTTCACCTAAAACTAGCCAGCACCCGCAAAGATTTCCTACAGAAAATAACGACTCAGTTAATCCACGAAAACCAAGTGGTTTGCCTAGAAGACTTGAATGTGTCAGGAATGGTCAAGAACCGGAAGTTAGCTAGAGTTATTAGTGAGCAAGGTTGGGGTAACTTCCGAACGTTCTGTGAAGCTAAGGCTCAAATTATCAACGATAGAGAAGTTAATGTTATCAGTCGTTGGGAACCCACATCTCAAACTTGTTCAGACTGTGGCTATAAATGGGGCAAAATAGACTTGTCTATTCGTTCCGTTGTCTGTCTTAATTGCGGAACTGAACAGGACAGAGACGAGAATGCTGCCAAAAACATAGAAAAAGTCGGGGTAGGGCATACCCACGACTCTAAATGGACAAAGAACGGGCATAAGACCAGGGTTTCTGGCAATCCGATCGCTTTGTCAAACCAACCGTCAGTTAAGCAGCTTAGTCTGTTTGATTAG
- a CDS encoding transposase, with translation METPSANYDQPWKEAIEDYLEPFLAFFFPQVHELIDWTKSYQSLDKELQQISPSGREGERECDKLFQVWQKNGEEAYLLIHIEVQSQGDPNFDKRMYVYHYRSFDINPKVISLAILGDERPQWRPSGYSYELAGCRVEFSFPTVKLLDYQEQWETLEQSSNPFSLLVMAHLKTHVTRGQAEEREAWKWNLVQLLYERDYTEEDIIRFFRLLDWMMTLPQVLQERFDSKLRQYQEERKMPILSNIERQALETGRQEGRQEGRQEGRQEGLEEGSLEMARSAILDVLTVRFNQVPDQVRDRLAPMRDLSRLRQLLQHATVATSLGEFMAGLGD, from the coding sequence TTGGAGACCCCATCAGCCAACTATGACCAACCCTGGAAAGAGGCAATCGAAGACTACTTAGAGCCATTTCTCGCCTTTTTCTTTCCCCAAGTGCATGAGCTAATCGATTGGACGAAATCCTACCAATCCTTAGACAAAGAACTGCAACAAATCAGCCCCAGTGGTCGAGAAGGGGAGCGAGAATGTGACAAACTCTTTCAAGTCTGGCAAAAAAACGGAGAAGAAGCCTATCTCCTGATTCACATCGAAGTCCAGAGTCAAGGAGACCCGAATTTTGACAAACGGATGTATGTCTATCACTATCGCTCCTTTGATATCAACCCCAAAGTCATCAGTCTGGCCATCCTTGGCGATGAGCGACCCCAATGGCGACCGAGCGGCTATAGCTACGAACTGGCTGGATGTCGCGTCGAGTTCAGCTTCCCGACGGTAAAACTGCTGGACTATCAAGAGCAGTGGGAAACCCTGGAACAGTCCTCGAATCCCTTTTCCTTGCTGGTGATGGCGCATCTGAAAACCCACGTCACCCGAGGTCAAGCCGAGGAACGGGAAGCTTGGAAATGGAATTTGGTTCAACTGCTCTATGAACGAGATTATACTGAAGAGGACATCATCCGTTTTTTTCGACTGCTGGACTGGATGATGACCCTACCTCAAGTCTTGCAAGAGCGTTTTGATAGCAAACTTCGTCAGTATCAGGAGGAACGAAAAATGCCAATTCTCAGCAACATTGAACGTCAAGCCCTAGAAACCGGTCGCCAAGAAGGTCGTCAAGAAGGTCGTCAAGAAGGTCGTCAAGAAGGACTTGAAGAAGGTAGTTTAGAGATGGCTCGTTCGGCCATTCTGGATGTGCTGACGGTGCGCTTTAATCAGGTTCCGGATCAGGTGCGCGATCGCCTCGCACCGATGCGTGACCTATCCCGCCTCCGACAGCTCCTGCAACACGCTACGGTGGCGACGTCCCTCGGCGAGTTTATGGCGGGACTGGGGGACTAA
- a CDS encoding alpha/beta fold hydrolase, producing MNQQIAQTKYGPIEYRLEGQGPTVMVLQGGHCSRETRLSHEKLVEDGFTVLTPSRPGYDATPATVGATAQEAADALVALLDELHINQIDGIAISAAGPTGLALAQRYPNRVRRLVLESAIATPWDPKTKRQGRLLFGRAETLTWGLLKLALKLAPKQVLRVMVQALTTLDAEAVMARFTADDVAFIRRFIETSQSGNGFIQDLEHCVDSLAGIKIPILFMYSPHDKVAPPTNVQRVATEVVHCQSYEVPAESHLIWIGPSADGVWQRRLAFLRA from the coding sequence GTGAATCAGCAAATTGCCCAGACGAAATATGGTCCGATTGAATATCGGCTTGAAGGGCAAGGCCCAACAGTCATGGTATTACAGGGTGGCCACTGTAGCCGCGAAACTCGGCTTTCCCATGAAAAATTGGTGGAGGATGGCTTCACTGTATTAACCCCCTCTCGCCCCGGCTATGATGCCACTCCGGCAACCGTCGGGGCGACCGCTCAGGAAGCGGCAGATGCTTTAGTGGCCCTTTTGGATGAGCTGCATATTAACCAGATTGATGGGATTGCCATCTCAGCAGCAGGGCCCACGGGATTAGCCTTAGCACAACGATACCCCAATCGGGTTCGTCGGCTGGTGTTGGAGTCGGCGATCGCCACGCCCTGGGACCCTAAAACGAAACGCCAAGGCCGGTTGCTGTTTGGCCGCGCCGAGACATTGACCTGGGGACTGCTCAAACTCGCCCTAAAACTAGCCCCCAAGCAGGTATTACGAGTCATGGTGCAAGCCTTGACCACCCTAGATGCAGAAGCAGTTATGGCTCGATTCACTGCTGACGACGTAGCGTTTATACGCCGCTTCATTGAAACTTCTCAATCTGGTAACGGCTTCATCCAGGATCTTGAACATTGCGTCGATTCCTTAGCCGGTATCAAGATACCCATCTTGTTTATGTACTCTCCTCATGACAAGGTGGCCCCACCAACTAACGTCCAGCGCGTCGCCACGGAGGTTGTCCACTGCCAATCCTATGAGGTCCCAGCAGAGAGTCATTTGATTTGGATTGGCCCCTCAGCCGATGGAGTTTGGCAACGACGATTGGCGTTTTTGAGGGCTTAG
- the arsH gene encoding arsenical resistance protein ArsH, with the protein MENFDRPPKILFLYGSLRERSYSRLLAEEAARIITDFGAEVRFFDPRELPLRGQVPETHAKVQELRELSQWSEGQVWSSPEMHGNVTGILKNQIDWIPLSLGSVRPTQGRTLALMQVSGGSQSFNALNTMRILGRWMRMFTIPNQSSVAKAYQEFHEDGTMKESSYRDRVVDVMEELYKFTVLLRDHTEYLTDRYSERKAHEQAQEQAKQPV; encoded by the coding sequence ATGGAAAACTTCGATCGCCCTCCCAAAATCCTCTTCCTCTACGGGTCCCTACGAGAACGCTCCTATAGTCGTCTGCTTGCCGAAGAAGCGGCCCGAATTATCACGGACTTCGGGGCTGAGGTGCGCTTTTTTGACCCCCGAGAATTGCCGCTACGGGGTCAAGTTCCCGAAACCCATGCCAAAGTCCAAGAGTTGCGGGAGTTGAGTCAATGGTCTGAGGGACAAGTCTGGTCTTCCCCGGAGATGCACGGGAACGTCACAGGAATCTTAAAAAATCAGATTGACTGGATTCCCCTGAGTTTGGGGTCTGTCCGGCCCACCCAGGGGCGAACCTTGGCCCTGATGCAAGTCAGCGGCGGGTCTCAGTCATTTAACGCCCTCAACACCATGCGGATTTTGGGTCGTTGGATGCGGATGTTTACCATTCCCAATCAGTCCTCAGTGGCGAAAGCCTATCAGGAGTTCCATGAGGACGGAACCATGAAAGAGTCCAGTTACCGCGATCGCGTGGTGGACGTGATGGAGGAGTTATACAAATTCACCGTCCTGCTGCGAGATCACACTGAGTATCTTACAGACCGCTATAGCGAACGAAAAGCTCACGAACAGGCACAAGAACAGGCTAAACAACCCGTTTAA
- the rfbD gene encoding dTDP-4-dehydrorhamnose reductase, giving the protein MRILLTGVNGQLGGELQQTLVPLGEVVGVGRDRLDLSESDSIPPVVEEIQPDLIVNCAAYTAVDKAETEVELAHQVNAIAPGTLAKAASQVGATLLHLSTDYVFDGTQSHPYVETDTTNPIGEYGKSKFAGEMAILQSGAPHIILRTAWVYGVGGTGNFVKTMLRLGKDREEIRVVADQVGSPSWTGDIAGAIAKIAGRHQHLEGTYHFTNSGVASWYDFAVAIFEEAAALGFPLQVKRVVPITTADYPTPAQRPAYSVLSGKKLETILKEPAPHWRQGLRQMLAGLQAALTDEL; this is encoded by the coding sequence ATGCGGATTTTGTTAACCGGTGTCAACGGACAATTGGGAGGAGAATTACAACAAACCTTAGTTCCCCTGGGGGAGGTGGTTGGCGTGGGCCGCGATCGCCTGGATTTGTCCGAAAGCGATTCCATTCCTCCCGTGGTTGAGGAAATTCAGCCGGACTTAATTGTCAACTGTGCCGCCTATACGGCTGTGGATAAAGCTGAAACCGAGGTAGAGTTAGCCCATCAAGTGAATGCGATCGCCCCTGGAACCCTAGCCAAAGCCGCCAGTCAGGTGGGGGCTACCCTGCTGCATCTCTCCACCGATTACGTCTTTGACGGAACCCAAAGCCATCCCTACGTAGAAACTGATACCACCAACCCCATCGGGGAATATGGCAAGTCCAAATTTGCCGGGGAAATGGCAATTTTGCAAAGCGGGGCCCCTCATATTATCCTACGGACCGCCTGGGTCTATGGCGTTGGGGGAACGGGCAACTTCGTTAAAACCATGTTGCGGCTTGGGAAAGACCGAGAGGAGATTCGAGTCGTCGCCGATCAGGTGGGGAGTCCCTCCTGGACGGGAGATATTGCCGGGGCGATCGCCAAAATTGCCGGTCGTCATCAACATCTCGAAGGAACCTATCACTTCACCAACAGTGGCGTCGCCAGTTGGTACGACTTCGCCGTCGCCATTTTTGAAGAAGCCGCCGCCTTGGGATTTCCCCTACAGGTTAAACGAGTCGTTCCCATTACCACCGCCGACTATCCCACACCGGCCCAACGTCCCGCCTATTCCGTCTTGTCCGGGAAAAAACTAGAAACCATATTAAAGGAGCCTGCACCCCACTGGCGACAGGGACTACGCCAGATGTTAGCAGGGTTGCAGGCCGCCTTAACCGATGAACTGTAG
- a CDS encoding DUF2142 domain-containing protein codes for MTLRPPAVFLRIALVFGVILALLTPPFQSPDEHLHFYRALQIADGHLIASQQMGDCYGYSRYFEDELCLGGELPKSVLTTVRNVSQTDLRFDLSQRQRPDDILNLLPLPLHPQQRLFINFKTTALHSPIPYLPQALGITVGKWLHLSPLGLMYLGRFSNLGVWLIMVTLAIRLTPVNPWLWLALAVTPMSLFQAASLSVDVLTNGVAFLLVAWALQQGMPDKTSQRLTLKEIVAFGGLAIALSLAKLAYFPLVLVLFLIPRRRFGPRRRYWLSLGGIILGSLLAVALWSQVVSQIYIPLHPELSPQDQIEYVLGHPLQFVATLGRTAITQGGELARQFIGVLGWLDTPLPQGLIVSYWGVLAWLALVPPTPSRDLSWPQRGWVAIAALSSILVLCSLAYLWNFVGDPIIGGLQGRYFIPIAPLLGLLPSQRPWRRLPKLPPWLLIGYVLISLTLTSWVLVQRYYGPI; via the coding sequence ATGACGCTGCGTCCCCCTGCGGTTTTCCTGAGAATCGCCCTCGTCTTTGGGGTAATCTTGGCCCTTCTCACCCCGCCATTCCAATCCCCCGACGAACATCTACATTTCTACCGGGCCTTGCAAATCGCCGATGGTCATCTCATCGCCAGCCAACAGATGGGAGACTGCTACGGGTACAGTCGTTATTTTGAGGATGAACTCTGTCTGGGGGGAGAACTTCCCAAAAGTGTTCTCACCACCGTTCGTAATGTCTCTCAAACAGACCTCCGCTTTGACCTCAGCCAACGTCAACGGCCTGACGATATCCTGAATCTGCTTCCTCTCCCCCTTCACCCTCAACAACGCCTATTTATCAACTTCAAAACCACCGCCTTACATTCCCCAATTCCCTATCTTCCCCAAGCTTTGGGAATTACGGTGGGGAAGTGGTTGCATCTGTCTCCCCTGGGACTGATGTATCTGGGACGATTCAGCAATTTGGGGGTTTGGCTAATCATGGTAACCCTTGCGATTCGCCTGACTCCGGTGAATCCGTGGTTATGGCTGGCCTTGGCCGTCACTCCCATGTCGTTGTTTCAGGCCGCCTCCCTCTCGGTGGATGTTCTCACCAATGGCGTAGCGTTTTTGTTAGTCGCTTGGGCTTTACAGCAAGGGATGCCCGATAAGACCTCACAGCGGCTAACCCTAAAGGAGATTGTAGCCTTTGGCGGCTTGGCGATCGCCCTCTCGTTGGCCAAACTGGCCTATTTTCCCCTTGTCTTAGTCCTATTCCTGATTCCCCGTCGTCGTTTTGGCCCCCGGCGACGCTATTGGCTGAGTTTGGGGGGGATTATTCTGGGGTCTCTCTTGGCGGTGGCCCTCTGGTCGCAAGTGGTGTCCCAAATTTATATCCCCCTCCATCCCGAGTTATCCCCCCAAGACCAGATTGAGTATGTCTTGGGTCATCCTTTGCAGTTTGTGGCAACTCTGGGCCGAACAGCTATCACCCAAGGGGGAGAGTTGGCCCGACAATTTATCGGCGTGTTGGGATGGTTAGATACTCCCCTTCCCCAGGGATTGATTGTCTCCTACTGGGGGGTATTAGCATGGCTGGCCCTGGTTCCTCCCACCCCTAGCAGAGACTTGAGTTGGCCACAGCGGGGGTGGGTTGCGATCGCCGCCCTATCCAGTATTCTAGTTCTGTGTAGTCTGGCTTACCTCTGGAACTTCGTCGGAGACCCCATCATTGGCGGCTTACAGGGACGCTATTTTATCCCCATTGCCCCACTCTTGGGACTGCTTCCCTCTCAACGTCCCTGGCGTAGGCTACCCAAACTTCCCCCCTGGCTACTGATTGGCTATGTCCTAATTTCCCTAACCCTAACCAGTTGGGTGTTAGTCCAACGGTATTATGGCCCGATTTAA
- a CDS encoding MAPEG family protein encodes MTRDPNQGIDLQEEELAIRNASTLSFILCLLCFGLGYFILPLWFNFPTELVDRLAFALQVSLFALIWVLVGVILVSTGRRKSLEDVGGAAAGPPSARIAVQVAFLQNTLEQAVLAVGAYLVLATCLSGPWLSLLVTAVILFGVGRFLFLRGYQRDYQGAKGRAFGMTLTMLPTLAGYVLAIVLILLP; translated from the coding sequence ATGACCCGAGATCCAAATCAGGGAATCGATTTACAGGAGGAGGAACTGGCTATCCGCAACGCAAGTACACTCTCGTTTATACTGTGCCTGCTCTGCTTTGGCTTAGGCTATTTTATCTTGCCACTTTGGTTTAACTTTCCCACTGAACTGGTCGACCGGTTGGCCTTTGCCCTGCAAGTGAGCCTATTTGCCCTGATATGGGTGCTAGTGGGGGTGATACTCGTCTCAACGGGGCGACGCAAGTCACTTGAGGATGTGGGCGGTGCAGCAGCGGGGCCCCCCAGTGCCCGAATTGCAGTACAGGTGGCATTTCTACAAAATACTTTAGAGCAAGCGGTGTTGGCTGTTGGTGCCTACTTAGTCCTGGCGACCTGCCTAAGTGGTCCTTGGCTCTCGCTGCTGGTGACGGCTGTGATTCTGTTTGGTGTGGGACGATTTCTGTTTCTCAGAGGCTATCAGCGCGACTACCAAGGGGCCAAGGGACGGGCCTTTGGCATGACCTTGACGATGCTGCCAACTCTGGCTGGCTATGTGTTGGCAATTGTCCTTATCCTGCTTCCTTAA
- a CDS encoding DUF4168 domain-containing protein, with translation MLKQLLAGSTLMGMLLFGGASTVNAQQAPGAEPGAPQPQPEGMQEAPQMDVSETDLERFAIAIQQIQAIEQQAQAQMVEVIEAQGLSIERFNEIAQSQQDPELQAQVDVSNEEAQIFEQAVERISGIRQEAEMEMETAVQQEGLDVQEFNMISQAVQQDPSLQQQVMEMLQN, from the coding sequence ATGCTTAAGCAACTACTGGCTGGAAGTACCCTGATGGGAATGTTACTGTTCGGGGGTGCGTCCACCGTAAACGCTCAGCAAGCACCCGGGGCTGAACCTGGGGCTCCTCAACCTCAACCAGAGGGAATGCAAGAAGCCCCTCAGATGGATGTGAGTGAGACCGATTTGGAACGCTTCGCCATCGCGATTCAACAAATCCAAGCCATTGAACAACAGGCTCAAGCGCAAATGGTTGAGGTTATCGAGGCCCAAGGATTGAGCATTGAGCGTTTTAATGAAATTGCTCAAAGTCAACAAGACCCAGAACTACAGGCTCAGGTAGATGTCTCCAACGAAGAGGCGCAAATTTTTGAGCAAGCGGTTGAACGGATTTCTGGAATTCGCCAGGAAGCGGAAATGGAAATGGAAACTGCTGTCCAGCAAGAAGGTCTGGATGTCCAGGAGTTCAACATGATTTCCCAAGCTGTGCAGCAAGATCCCTCCCTGCAACAGCAGGTGATGGAGATGCTACAAAACTAG
- a CDS encoding NCS2 family permease encodes MANPTPFASGLARIAQFFQFRPLQTGFRQETIAAVTTFVTMAYILAVNPAILSNAIFLETPGDLFGELVVATALAAAIATLVMGLYAKYPFALAPGMGLNAYFAFSVVLGLGIPWPVALGAVFVEGVVFMILTALNLRGAIVRAIPDCLKYATSAGIGLFIAYIALTGSEIIIADEVTTTGLNDLTRGVPALTVLGLGITAALMARRLRGALLWGILATAVLAWGLGVAAPPEGIVSLPPLPVHLLGQGLMGLGAAVSLNLGQFLTVMVVFLFVDFFDTVGTLTGLGVKAGYLKSGQEFPRLNRAFMADAVGTTVGALLGTSTTTAYIESAAGVSEGGRSGFTAVVVAGLFLLSLFFTPLLAGIPEFATAPALILVGVLMMGTVRQIRWDDPAESISAFLTMVIMPLSYSIADGLAVGAIAYPLLKSCQGRFREIPIAMWVLAGLFVIKLTVLNSP; translated from the coding sequence ATGGCTAATCCAACTCCGTTTGCCTCAGGCTTGGCGAGAATTGCTCAGTTTTTCCAGTTTCGTCCCTTGCAGACCGGGTTTCGTCAGGAGACGATCGCCGCTGTAACGACCTTTGTCACCATGGCTTATATTTTGGCGGTGAATCCGGCGATTCTCTCCAATGCTATTTTCCTAGAAACGCCAGGGGACTTGTTTGGTGAGTTGGTGGTGGCCACGGCCCTGGCGGCGGCGATCGCCACGCTGGTCATGGGACTCTATGCGAAGTATCCCTTTGCTTTAGCGCCGGGAATGGGACTGAATGCTTATTTTGCCTTTTCGGTGGTTTTAGGCTTAGGGATTCCCTGGCCAGTTGCCTTAGGAGCGGTGTTTGTGGAGGGGGTGGTATTCATGATTTTGACCGCCTTGAATCTGCGGGGGGCGATCGTGCGGGCCATCCCTGATTGTCTGAAATATGCTACCAGTGCCGGAATTGGACTGTTTATTGCCTATATCGCCCTGACGGGCAGTGAGATTATTATTGCCGATGAGGTCACCACAACCGGCTTAAACGATTTAACCCGAGGGGTTCCCGCCTTGACGGTGTTGGGGTTGGGGATTACTGCCGCTTTAATGGCCCGACGACTGCGGGGGGCGTTACTCTGGGGCATTTTGGCGACGGCGGTGTTGGCGTGGGGCTTAGGGGTGGCGGCCCCTCCTGAGGGGATTGTCAGTTTACCACCGTTGCCGGTGCATCTGTTGGGCCAGGGGCTGATGGGGTTAGGGGCGGCGGTGTCTTTGAATCTGGGGCAGTTTCTGACGGTGATGGTGGTGTTTTTGTTTGTGGATTTCTTTGATACGGTGGGAACCCTGACGGGATTGGGGGTGAAAGCGGGCTATTTGAAGTCAGGACAGGAGTTTCCCCGCCTCAATCGGGCCTTTATGGCTGACGCGGTGGGGACGACGGTGGGGGCCCTCTTGGGAACCTCAACCACGACGGCTTATATTGAGTCGGCGGCGGGGGTATCGGAAGGGGGACGCAGTGGCTTTACGGCGGTGGTGGTGGCGGGGTTGTTTCTGCTGTCGCTGTTTTTCACGCCCCTGTTGGCGGGGATTCCCGAGTTTGCGACGGCCCCGGCCTTGATTTTGGTGGGGGTGTTGATGATGGGGACGGTGCGGCAGATTCGCTGGGATGACCCGGCGGAGTCGATTTCGGCGTTTCTGACGATGGTGATTATGCCCTTGAGTTATTCCATTGCTGATGGCTTGGCTGTGGGGGCGATCGCCTATCCGTTGTTAAAATCTTGTCAGGGCAGGTTTCGCGAGATTCCCATAGCCATGTGGGTGTTGGCGGGGTTATTTGTCATCAAGTTAACGGTTTTGAACTCCCCTTAG
- a CDS encoding CU044_2847 family protein gives MAKLVEFDLGNGETVLIEVEDVESDGIEPVSKRPGEVAAQAKKTFAEALDNLKPMVENIKARFDGMTEPADEVEVKFSVKLSGEVGAVVTKVGGEATYESNTGV, from the coding sequence ATGGCAAAACTGGTTGAATTCGATTTAGGCAATGGTGAAACAGTTTTAATTGAGGTCGAGGATGTTGAGTCCGATGGCATCGAGCCGGTCTCTAAGCGACCCGGTGAGGTTGCCGCTCAAGCTAAAAAGACCTTCGCCGAAGCCCTTGATAACCTGAAACCTATGGTAGAAAACATTAAGGCCCGCTTCGATGGCATGACTGAACCCGCCGATGAGGTGGAAGTCAAATTTAGCGTCAAGCTTAGCGGTGAAGTTGGTGCTGTGGTGACGAAGGTGGGTGGTGAAGCAACTTACGAAAGTAATACGGGAGTCTGA